Below is a genomic region from Castanea sativa cultivar Marrone di Chiusa Pesio chromosome 2, ASM4071231v1.
ttataaattttatattattaagttgataataaatattgaagatagttattagtatttagaatttagattgtggagtgatttatctttatcttttttttttttttttttcatttttgtatggtactttatttttaagaaatcaagtactgggtaattttttttttgcactttttttcttttgtaaattgtatattattaaatggattataaatatttaagatagtaattagtatttagaataTGGATTGTgtagtgatttatctttatctttttttttgtatgctactttactttcaagaaatcaagtattgagtaaaaaatttcacctttttttttgtaaattttatattattaagtgaattataaatatttatgtaacAATTATTATTTAGAGTGTGGATCGATTGTGgagtaatttatctttatctttatcttattttttttcttctttttgcatggtattttactttcaagaattcaaaatcctataaaaaaagTACTatgatattatattaaaaaagatgACGATATTGTGAGATTTACATAAATCATACTCTCtttatattcttcttcttatttgaAGGGAGAGAAAAGATGACGAGCCTTCCCGAGAGCAATTTTAGTATTTGCAGGGGCGATTCTAACACGATGTCGTTACAGATCGAAAACTTGGGGCCAATTGATGAAATAGACTTGCAGATCTACAACTTGtaagctttattattattattatttgctaaATAAGTGTAAGCTTTATTTTGTGaagcattaaaatttaaaacaacgACTATGATATATAAATCATGTCAAAAAAGAGCGTGTTGGCTGTGTGTCAGGATATAATGTAGAGGAGATTAACAATATGTTTGGAACCAATTAGTGATGAATTTGATTTGGAATTCAGTTTAGTTCACCGTGATGAAATAGAGTAAAGTCAAGTTCGAAATTCAATTCGATGCATTTAATTGGATTTACAATTCAGTTCATTTATTTCGAATATGCTGATTTGAAATGGGATGTGTTTGACGTTTGTGAATAGCATAGAGAAATATCTCTATACCCGTGAATGACAATAGAAGGGACATAAGAGCTTATTTGATGTGGTGGTGTTCTTTGTTGGGAAATTCAAATGCATtctaattttatgtaaaaaaacaaggaaaaaatatatagaggcattctatttcaatttaatttacaTAGATTAGTTTGGATTCCGAACCCATGAAGGCTAAGGCCAAAGGTGAATAAGCTGTAAATTTTACGTGCATGCCAAAGAAGAAATGAACAAGTTAAATTTACAACAGAAAACATCTTGGAAATAAACACCTTTTGAGTTTGGTGTAACAGTAATTGATAGAGTAAGTAGTCAGTAATCACTAGTTAATTTCGTGTTTTGGCCATTTGACCGCATAAAGATGACGATATCATTTTACATAAAGCCATACTGGAGCTAAAACCTTCACATCTTATATCACAGTTGGCTAAAATCTCTGTCAAACCTTGCAATTCaatgtattgatgaatatgaataaaaataatttccatgTTATTACTTCTAATAACATGGATAATTATTATAATACCTGTTAATCAAAAGATTAAGATCATAAAAGATTTAACAAGTGTTTTCTAACAAGAAttgacatttttaatttttttctcatatcgTGGAACAAACCAACCAGTTGATTTCTAAAACAAGACTGTAATTCTGAGTGACTTGGAATGCAAACACCTGTTGGTTATGAACTTGAAGGGATCTCATAAGGTGCTAACCGTTCTGGACAAAGTGTATTGATGAAGCATTTTCATCATTTTGAGTTGATTATGAAACTAGACAGGGCCTCATAATTTACCTTCTGCTTGGCAGGTTCATTATTGTCCTGGATTTAAGAACATTTGCTGATGGGAAAGCAATGACTTCTCATCGTTGTCGTCCATATCAAGATTCTCCTCCCCTCCAAAATTAATGCTGACTTTATTTCTTTCCTTGCCATTCAGCTCTTTTGTTTCTGAAACATGAACTTCAGCGTACTCTTCTCTTGAAGGAGAATTATCTTCCTCTAGCTGTTGCATTTCTGATTCTATTAATTCCTGCATTCTTGCTCGCTCCCTGTCTCTAGGATATGTGCAATAGAGGAAGGAGTAGATGAAGCAACAAATTGCCATCGGAAGGCCAATTGCTGTATAGAGTGCCTTCGCCAATGATGCAGCATTCTCTCTATCAGTTTCTATCTCTACAGCATCTGATGACCCCTTTGGAACAGGTTTATAACCATAAATGTGCTGAGCCAAAATTCCAACTACAGGGGGAGCAAATGACGATAGTATAGACTCAAAAGATCGATCCAATGCATAGATGCTCGTGCGAGACTTCTCAGGGACTATCTCTGCAAATATGGGACTGTGCACACTGTTTACATATCAAAGAATACTAGAAATCTAGGTTTAAGCATATTTAATTTCATCAGCTCATTTTAAAACTTCAATAGTTTTGGCCTGTCACTCTAATATGACATTGTGCATTTTAACATAGTAGCAGCACATATATGGAGAAATGAATCTCTTATCTCTATTCAGGTCTTTCCTAGAGAGGTCAAAGTTCATCCAGGATGACGCCAACCATAACTTGGGGACTTCTTTGCCATGCAAAGAAGTGCAGTGAAGAGTAAGTTTTAGCTTGACACATCATGcctacaattttttcatctatacAAGAGTGACTGCTTTGGTAAAACAATGTCTGTCTAGGAAAAAGAAGTAGAGCAATAGAGTTGAGGATTGGAATGGTTGCTATAATTCATGACTAACATGAACTCCATCCCCACCCCCCACTCTTCACAAAATGAGtacaatacaataaaaatatagatgCATATATGAATAATTTAGCAAATAAGTTCACTTTTTTGCACATTGCACAGATCTTGAACCTCTGCATGACttgtttttaagaaataaaaatctgtGATAATAACTCCCACTGCAACTGCCTTTTCTACTGTATGTACTGCTAAACTCAATGGTTTAATTATACTACTACCACCAAAAGACTAACACTGATGCATTGCACCGCCCTAAATATTTTGAGATCTAACATGCTACCTAGTATGGCTAGGAATCCAGAAGTGGAAACACCAATCAGGTTTTCCTAAAGTCGCCTCCTTAAGTTAGCATGCTTCTGCATATCATTCTTTGACCCCTCGTGTATATTACACTTTCCTACAACAATTTTCATTATTAGACAAAACTAACTCTTCACCATCAAATATTCTCAATTAAAATACAGGTTTGGCAGTTGACAGTCTGCCAACATACCCAAAGAgttgagaaaattttaaaatgtataatgagatttttaaaaatcaatatcaaCGAGTGGAGGCTGCAATTTTTGTTTCAACATCAGGGCCTTCCTAACCTACATGTCGGAAACATTCCTATTTCCCACATATCCATATGAACAAGACTGATATGTGCTATTCCAGACTGATAACATCACACTCTTAAAGGGTCACTCTGAGGCTGCAGTACAGCAACCACCTGCACTAACAAGTCCAATCAAGCAACCTCATCCATTCTCAAGTCAATTATACCAACTATCCATCTTAATGGATATTTAGACCCATAGTATTTAtgttagtttaaaaaaatttctagggTGGTTTTATTAAATTGTGGATGCACACAATGCATGTGTTGTGCACTATAGTGCTGTGATAACTGACGAAGCAACGGTTTTCTTGCTCTTCCATTTCTTCCCCACCCAAACCCTAAAACAGAAAAGCCAATACCCTGTTAGTTCTCGAACACATGGAAAGAGGATCTAATGGATAAAGAATACATACTTGTTAGTTGCTGGAGAATTCCAGGATATGCTCAATCCCATTATAAACAAAATCAGCCCATGCATGAATCCTGTGGATGGATCATCAGGCAGTACCAGCAGTAAAATCGCGGCTAAAGGAATGGCAGAACCTGAGCTTATCTGTGAAAGGATTATTCTCCCAGAATTGGGTAAGCGTTTTGCAAGCAAATCCCCCATTTTCCCTCCAAACAGACCCCCAAGTGAAGCAGCAATTATAAAGAGCGTCCAAAGTAATGCTGTTGTTTTATGGGAGAACCCAATAAGTTCTAACCACATAGTGGTGAATGACAATGCCGACCAGGGGAATGATCCAGAGACACCCTGTGCCACAATTATCTGGAAAGATGGGATTCTCATAACAGCCTTTGCTTCTATAATTAGGTCTTTAACTTCCAACCAAAAAGGCTTATGGTGAATTCTATCTTTAGCTCTATCGGTCTCAGAAAAGTTTGGATCGTTTGCAAATAGGTAAACCAAAGTTCCTACGATGACACTTACTAGTCCAACCAAAACAAAGGCAATTCTCCAACCGGGGATGCCCATGAATGATGTTGAGGCTATTAATACAGAAGAAAGCCCACCAATTATAGAACCAAGGTTTCCTGCTAGTTGTAGCCATCCAAAAGCCATACCACGGTTGCTATCATCAGTTGAGTCAGCTACGAGGGACAGAATGGCGGGTGTCACTATTGCAAGTCCAATCCCGTTTAAACCTCTTGAAACTGCCACCTGTTTTATCAAACCAGGAAACTAAATGTTCATATTTATCATGCAAGTAAAAGGAAACCGGGGTTCCAGTGTCAACATATTCTTTTTGGGAACAGAATTAACAGAAAATGCATCAAACAGAATAAACAGGAAGACTTTCATTTCCTCCACCGAGGTTTAGTTTGGAGCTCATTcattaaagaatcaaattccttgactctgtgtgtgtgtgtgtgtgtgtgtatactaACTATATGTCatagtttttcttttgtcttgtcCTAAATTCTAACTGTTCATTCTGCAATATGGTTTAGCTCTTATGCCATGTACACATTTTTTCTTTCACACACCATTTAATTCAAAACTATAACCAACTACAAGGCTTTATctgaaaatattgaaaagcaCTTGGAATGACTATTATTTCATTCATAGTTAAATGTGTATTTGTTTGGTGAGAGCAATGTCTAATACAGATCGGATATTGTTATGGCCAGACCAAATTCATATGAGGAGAATTTCATTGCTGTTGGAATACTAACTTTTAGCCCTGGAAAGAAAAATAGCCTTTTCTGAACACGTAATGCTATATTTAAGGACTTATCATAAACGTCTTTGCATTATTGTTACCATTTGGGAGATTTTGGTGCACAGAAATAACTTTACACTAAGGCTTTTGCACCCAAgagtcaaaaaaagaaaagaaaaggatttgCACCCAAATACTATAAAAACAACATCAAATAATCTCATTCTTTGTCAGGTTTTTTTGGTAGTCATTATTAGCTACTATACAAGCTATACTATCAATCTTTCATCCGTCAAATTTTAATCTTTAAAGTCATTGCGAAATAACATTTTAGCAGTCATGAATTAAACCTCTTACGTACTTTAATCTAAATCCTTCAAAAGTTTGAAGAACGGGTCAAAGGAAAACACAGAAAAGTGACCAGAAATCACATTGACTGGTAAATACCTAGAGCATGTATAGAAGTacaatgaaaaatatcaatacACCCATACTAGAATTCATAGCACCAAaatatttctttcattctttcctTTTGGCTGAGCTGAAACATAGGAATTACATGTTTTGAGTAACAACCCATTTTCATATTGCCCATT
It encodes:
- the LOC142626493 gene encoding uncharacterized protein LOC142626493 isoform X3 → MKSETLTLVLVNLASIMERADESLLPGVYKEVGEALHTDPTGLGSLTLFRSIVQSSCYPLAAYLAVRHNRAHVIALGAFLWAAATFLVAISSTFFQVAVSRGLNGIGLAIVTPAILSLVADSTDDSNRGMAFGWLQLAGNLGSIIGGLSSVLIASTSFMGIPGWRIAFVLVGLVSVIVGTLVYLFANDPNFSETDRAKDRIHHKPFWLEVKDLIIEAKAVMRIPSFQIIVAQGVSGSFPWSALSFTTMWLELIGFSHKTTALLWTLFIIAASLGGLFGGKMGDLLAKRLPNSGRIILSQISSGSAIPLAAILLLVLPDDPSTGFMHGLILFIMGLSISWNSPATNKDSP
- the LOC142626493 gene encoding uncharacterized protein LOC142626493 isoform X2, with product MKSETLTLVLVNLASIMERADESLLPGVYKEVGEALHTDPTGLGSLTLFRSIVQSSCYPLAAYLAVRHNRAHVIALGAFLWAAATFLVAISSTFFQVAVSRGLNGIGLAIVTPAILSLVADSTDDSNRGMAFGWLQLAGNLGSIIGGLSSVLIASTSFMGIPGWRIAFVLVGLVSVIVGTLVYLFANDPNFSETDRAKDRIHHKPFWLEVKDLIIEAKAVMRIPSFQIIVAQGVSGSFPWSALSFTTMWLELIGFSHKTTALLWTLFIIAASLGGLFGGKMGDLLAKRLPNSGRIILSQISSGSAIPLAAILLLVLPDDPSTGFMHGLILFIMGLSISWNSPATNKVWVGKKWKSKKTVASSVITAL
- the LOC142626493 gene encoding uncharacterized protein LOC142626493 isoform X1, producing MKSETLTLVLVNLASIMERADESLLPGVYKEVGEALHTDPTGLGSLTLFRSIVQSSCYPLAAYLAVRHNRAHVIALGAFLWAAATFLVAISSTFFQVAVSRGLNGIGLAIVTPAILSLVADSTDDSNRGMAFGWLQLAGNLGSIIGGLSSVLIASTSFMGIPGWRIAFVLVGLVSVIVGTLVYLFANDPNFSETDRAKDRIHHKPFWLEVKDLIIEAKAVMRIPSFQIIVAQGVSGSFPWSALSFTTMWLELIGFSHKTTALLWTLFIIAASLGGLFGGKMGDLLAKRLPNSGRIILSQISSGSAIPLAAILLLVLPDDPSTGFMHGLILFIMGLSISWNSPATNNPIFAEIVPEKSRTSIYALDRSFESILSSFAPPVVGILAQHIYGYKPVPKGSSDAVEIETDRENAASLAKALYTAIGLPMAICCFIYSFLYCTYPRDRERARMQELIESEMQQLEEDNSPSREEYAEVHVSETKELNGKERNKVSINFGGEENLDMDDNDEKSLLSHQQMFLNPGQ